Proteins co-encoded in one Candidatus Nezhaarchaeota archaeon genomic window:
- a CDS encoding energy-coupling factor ABC transporter ATP-binding protein, whose product MSAIVVEDLWYSYPNHPEPVLKGVDLKIDKGELVAIVGENGAGKTTLAKHFIGLLKPQRGRVEVLGLDTSKAEVYELAKYVGFAFQNPDHQLFSETVEKEVGFVLKNLGVPLSEATRRVEATLAKLGIAEFRARSPLTLSSGERRRVALASILSHDPSLLILDEPTVGQDAAQKERLALLMGRLAKEGKTVVVITHDVEFVADYIDRVIVMSKGKVVADGPAEEVLVNESLLLSASLKPPVSIEVAKALVKRGLLREAKLYRSVSKLVDDVLRGLHH is encoded by the coding sequence TTGAGCGCTATAGTCGTTGAAGACCTCTGGTACTCCTACCCTAACCACCCCGAGCCCGTCCTTAAAGGGGTCGACCTAAAGATAGATAAAGGAGAGTTAGTCGCTATAGTTGGCGAGAACGGGGCTGGAAAGACCACTTTAGCTAAGCACTTCATAGGGCTACTTAAGCCTCAGAGGGGGCGGGTAGAGGTCCTTGGCCTAGACACCTCTAAGGCCGAGGTGTACGAGCTAGCTAAGTACGTAGGCTTCGCCTTCCAAAACCCAGACCACCAGCTCTTCTCAGAGACCGTGGAGAAGGAGGTCGGCTTCGTGCTTAAGAACCTCGGCGTGCCTCTAAGCGAGGCTACGCGTAGAGTTGAGGCTACATTAGCTAAGCTAGGCATAGCTGAGTTTAGGGCCCGCTCCCCCCTAACCTTAAGTAGCGGAGAGAGGCGCAGGGTGGCCTTAGCTTCAATCTTAAGCCACGACCCGAGCTTGCTGATCCTAGACGAGCCCACGGTTGGCCAAGACGCAGCTCAGAAGGAGAGGCTGGCACTGCTTATGGGAAGGCTTGCTAAGGAGGGGAAGACAGTGGTGGTCATAACCCATGACGTGGAGTTTGTTGCTGATTACATAGACAGGGTCATCGTCATGTCTAAGGGGAAGGTAGTGGCCGATGGGCCAGCTGAAGAGGTCTTGGTCAATGAGAGCCTACTGCTAAGCGCTTCGCTTAAGCCGCCTGTCTCTATAGAAGTAGCTAAGGCGCTAGTTAAGCGAGGGCTTCTTAGAGAAGCTAAACTCTATCGCAGCGTCTCTAAGCTAGTCGACGACGTGTTGAGGGGCCTTCATCATTGA
- the rrp42 gene encoding exosome complex protein Rrp42, whose amino-acid sequence MSKVKRTQLLNLLSSGKRLDGRGLEDYRSIKVEVGVIGRADGSARVSIGDTVVLAGVKYEVGSPFPDAPNLGVLAVNAEFLPLASPTFETGPPDENAIELARIVDRGLRRAGSIDLCKLCLVPGKSVWIAWVDMYVLNHDGNLIDASSLAASLALLTSKTPVAEVSGGEVKVDLKAKVSPPLAELPVTVTVTKVGEWLIVDPTLDEEEASDARLSISVVSNKICAIQKGGEGSFEVEEVHRAIKIALSKAEELKRHFTKWVG is encoded by the coding sequence GTGTCTAAGGTAAAGAGGACACAGCTACTCAACCTACTAAGCAGCGGGAAGAGGCTGGACGGTAGGGGCCTTGAAGACTACAGGTCGATTAAGGTAGAGGTGGGCGTCATAGGGAGGGCTGACGGGTCCGCTAGGGTTAGTATTGGGGACACTGTCGTGCTAGCTGGGGTTAAGTACGAAGTAGGTTCACCCTTCCCCGACGCTCCAAACCTAGGAGTCTTAGCAGTTAACGCCGAGTTCCTACCCCTAGCCTCTCCCACTTTTGAGACAGGGCCTCCTGATGAGAACGCAATAGAGCTAGCTAGGATAGTAGATCGAGGGCTTAGGAGGGCTGGATCCATAGACCTATGTAAGCTATGCCTAGTCCCTGGGAAGAGCGTTTGGATTGCCTGGGTAGACATGTACGTGCTGAACCACGATGGAAACCTCATCGATGCCTCATCGCTCGCAGCCTCGCTTGCTCTCCTCACATCTAAGACGCCGGTGGCTGAGGTGAGCGGGGGAGAGGTGAAGGTGGACCTTAAGGCCAAGGTTAGCCCGCCGCTAGCTGAACTTCCAGTTACTGTCACTGTGACTAAGGTAGGGGAGTGGTTAATTGTAGACCCGACCCTGGATGAAGAGGAGGCCTCTGACGCTAGGCTCTCAATATCAGTGGTGTCGAATAAAATATGTGCTATCCAGAAGGGGGGTGAAGGATCGTTTGAGGTCGAAGAGGTCCATAGAGCTATTAAGATAGCCCTTAGCAAGGCCGAGGAGCTCAAAAGGCACTTCACCAAGTGGGTGGGCTAA
- a CDS encoding KEOPS complex subunit Pcc1 has product MHKAVIEVELSSDDEAKALYTSLKPEVLAMSSRGLMANISTDTNKVEITIEAVSLSKLRAALNSYLRWIHSFGELAAWVSSAGERQ; this is encoded by the coding sequence GTGCACAAGGCAGTAATAGAGGTCGAGCTCTCCTCAGACGACGAGGCCAAGGCGCTCTATACTTCACTAAAACCCGAAGTGCTAGCCATGTCCTCCAGGGGGTTGATGGCTAACATATCCACTGACACGAACAAGGTAGAAATTACTATTGAGGCGGTGAGCCTTAGCAAACTTAGGGCCGCGCTCAACTCGTACCTTCGATGGATACACTCATTCGGTGAGCTGGCCGCGTGGGTATCATCAGCCGGGGAAAGGCAGTAG
- a CDS encoding energy-coupling factor ABC transporter ATP-binding protein: MRLRSWWGFLSAIVVEDLWYSYPNHPEPVLKGVDLKIDAGTFTLIAGPSGCGKTTLCRCFNGLIPHFYGGRLRGKVLVGNVNVASRPVHELAKRVGMVFQEPEDQLICLSVEREVAFALENLGLPKEEIKRRVEEALTALKIASLRDKPPFELSGGEQQKVALAAALALRPQILVLDEPTSNLDPASAHDFLSTLASLNREGLTIVLVEHRLDAVARLADLAVLMDKGKVVLVGDPREVLASEEAEKLGVAVPRSIKVYRELAARGVQLPKIPLTPEELAEELVGFLERYSR; this comes from the coding sequence GTGAGGCTGAGGAGTTGGTGGGGTTTCTTGAGCGCTATAGTCGTTGAAGACCTCTGGTACTCCTACCCTAACCACCCCGAGCCCGTCCTTAAAGGGGTCGACCTAAAGATAGACGCAGGTACTTTTACGCTAATCGCTGGGCCTAGTGGCTGCGGAAAGACTACGCTCTGCCGATGCTTTAACGGCTTAATCCCTCACTTCTACGGCGGTCGACTAAGAGGCAAGGTGCTAGTGGGCAACGTTAACGTGGCCTCTAGGCCTGTTCACGAGCTAGCTAAGCGAGTGGGAATGGTGTTTCAAGAGCCAGAGGATCAGCTGATATGTCTATCAGTGGAGAGGGAGGTTGCCTTTGCCCTAGAGAACCTGGGCTTACCCAAGGAGGAAATAAAGAGGAGGGTGGAGGAGGCGCTCACTGCGCTAAAGATCGCAAGCCTCAGAGACAAGCCCCCCTTCGAGCTCTCAGGCGGTGAGCAGCAGAAGGTGGCTTTAGCAGCAGCCCTGGCTTTGAGGCCACAGATACTCGTACTCGACGAGCCTACCTCTAACCTCGACCCAGCCAGTGCGCACGACTTCTTAAGCACGTTGGCTAGCCTAAACCGTGAGGGGCTGACAATAGTCTTAGTCGAGCATCGCCTCGATGCCGTCGCCCGTCTAGCCGACCTAGCCGTGCTAATGGATAAGGGGAAGGTGGTGCTAGTTGGAGATCCTCGCGAAGTCTTAGCCTCAGAGGAAGCTGAGAAGCTAGGGGTGGCTGTACCTAGGTCGATCAAGGTCTACCGCGAGCTTGCAGCAAGAGGGGTTCAGCTCCCAAAGATCCCCCTTACTCCCGAAGAGTTGGCTGAGGAGTTGGTGGGGTTTCTTGAGCGCTATAGTCGTTGA
- a CDS encoding 50S ribosomal protein L37ae: MARTKVTKSTARFGARYGYAVRKRVGEVEQKLKSKHRCPSCLTLGSLKRRAVGIWFCRKCGKVFAGGAYTPFSMRG, translated from the coding sequence GTGGCTAGGACCAAGGTAACTAAGTCAACAGCCCGCTTCGGAGCTCGTTACGGCTATGCTGTTAGAAAAAGAGTTGGCGAAGTGGAGCAGAAGCTTAAATCTAAGCATAGATGTCCCTCCTGCCTAACTTTAGGCTCGCTTAAGCGCAGGGCTGTTGGCATATGGTTCTGTCGTAAGTGCGGGAAGGTGTTTGCCGGGGGCGCCTACACCCCCTTTAGTATGCGCGGCTAG
- the rrp41 gene encoding exosome complex exonuclease Rrp41 gives MEQGRLISAEGTRHDGRRPDELRPLKMSVGVLKNANGSAYVEQGNTKVLAAVYGPRDIHPKHLAYPDRARIRCRYHMAPFSVEVRKSPAPSRREVELSKVIREALSQAVMLEQFPYTAIDVFIEVLEADGSTRCTGINAASLALADAGIPMKDLVAACAIGKIGGVLVVDPTDLEDKNGEADMPFAIMHGRRKVTLLQLDGLLTYEELAKAIDLAIAACEKIYNAQKEALKQRYLSLRKAIEVS, from the coding sequence CCGAGGGCACTAGACACGACGGTAGGAGGCCGGACGAGCTCAGGCCCCTTAAGATGAGCGTCGGAGTCTTAAAGAACGCCAACGGCTCAGCTTATGTTGAGCAGGGGAACACGAAGGTGCTAGCCGCAGTCTACGGCCCTAGGGACATCCATCCAAAGCACTTAGCCTACCCAGATAGAGCTAGAATTAGATGTAGGTATCACATGGCCCCCTTCTCAGTCGAGGTTCGGAAGTCGCCAGCGCCTTCTCGAAGAGAAGTCGAGCTATCCAAGGTTATACGAGAAGCCCTATCTCAAGCCGTTATGCTTGAGCAATTCCCATACACTGCCATCGACGTATTCATTGAGGTACTGGAGGCTGACGGTAGCACTAGGTGCACTGGCATTAACGCCGCCTCCCTCGCCCTAGCCGATGCAGGGATACCCATGAAGGACCTGGTCGCCGCTTGCGCCATTGGGAAGATTGGCGGAGTACTAGTAGTCGACCCCACGGACCTGGAGGATAAAAACGGTGAGGCTGACATGCCCTTCGCTATCATGCACGGGCGGCGTAAAGTAACACTCCTACAGCTTGACGGCCTGCTTACTTACGAAGAGCTCGCTAAGGCAATAGATTTAGCAATAGCTGCTTGCGAGAAGATCTATAACGCTCAAAAGGAGGCTCTAAAGCAGCGCTACCTATCTCTTAGGAAGGCTATTGAGGTGAGCTAG
- a CDS encoding prefoldin subunit beta, whose product MSEAQLPPEIQNKLLQLQESQERLRALIIRRQQYELELREVQRALEELEKLNPDTPVYKTVGSLLFLADRNRTMSELQDRKETLELHIKTLERQESLARKQVEELRQKIAQSLSAIGVA is encoded by the coding sequence ATGAGTGAAGCCCAGCTGCCGCCTGAAATACAGAATAAGCTGCTTCAGCTCCAAGAAAGCCAGGAGAGGCTAAGGGCCTTAATTATTAGGAGGCAGCAGTATGAGCTTGAGCTACGCGAAGTTCAGAGGGCTCTAGAGGAGCTTGAGAAACTTAACCCAGACACACCTGTCTACAAAACGGTTGGCTCCCTCCTCTTCTTAGCTGATAGGAATAGGACGATGTCAGAGCTTCAAGATAGAAAGGAGACCCTGGAGCTCCACATAAAGACCCTGGAGAGGCAGGAGAGCTTAGCCAGAAAGCAAGTAGAGGAGCTTAGGCAGAAGATAGCTCAATCGCTCTCAGCAATCGGGGTGGCTTAG